GGGCCTCAATGGGGTCCCATTTCCGGTAAGGACACGTCGGACTAAGTTTCCGTTATACGCCGCTGCATTTGACTGGCTAGCTCCAACCTCGTTTTCGTCCCCTTTCGAAGGCCAACCTGTTTCAGTAACGACAACCTTTACATCGTCGTATCCCAAAGCCGACATGGCTGCGAACACGGCATCGAGTTGAGCCTCGAACAGACTGTAGTAACGCAACCCGTTCCCCGAATCAACATTGCCTGAATTTGTCCGGAACAGCGCGTAGTCTAGGGAGATTTTATCTGCGTTTGCTGCGTAAGCGAAAAAAGGGTACGCGTTGACCATGAGGTAGGACCCTGTTTGACGCAAAAAATCCAGCATGGGTTTGATCACGGGCTGGACCAATTCGGATTTGAAGGATCCAGATGAAGACGGGTATGATGATTGGAGAGCGCTGAGTGCTATGGGGGAGGAGAGCTTTATGGAGGAGTCGAGGTTAAGCTTTTTTAGAGAAGCTTGAAGGTTTTTCATGGCGGGCACGAGGAATTTGGTTGTGTTGTTAGGGTCGACGAAGACTTCGTTTCCGACTGCAATGGCTTCGATCTTCGTCGCAGGGTGGTATTGAGAGATGTTGGCTTGTACCCATTTGTCGGTGAAGGATTGATCAGCCGCGGCAGAGGAGAGAAGCTCATTTGGGAGAGCAACGACGACGTTTATGCCTGAGTTGGCCAACGCTGTTAGAACAGTTGAGTCAGTGTCGTAGAGCTTGATCCGGTTAATTCCCTGAGATTTCAATAGCTCCACTACCTTCGATGGTTGTGGTAAGTCATTCGCAATCCGACCGTAATTAATACTGATGGAACCTCCCTCTGTACACCGAAACAAACAAATAATTATGGTCAAACATAATTGTAAATGCACAATAATGGAAAATTATGCAAtagataagaaaataattataccTGCTAAAATAAGAAATGCTAATGAGAAGAGTAAGATAAAAGGGTAAAATGTGAGTTTTCGAGCCATGCTCTTTTTCAGAAAGTTAGAAAACAGAGCCTAAGATAAAGAGAGGAATAGAGGAGGAGGAGCGAGTTTTTCTTAGATATCTGTTTCTTCGTGGGGTTTTATATAGAGTGAGGAGCGAAGaagaattattatttataattaattatataaaataataagaaaatggttatacttttttctttctctctcttttataatataatatataataattaaaaatttgtttAGTTGGTAAAGTGGGGGCCAAACGTGGATAAAAAAATGGGAAAAAGATCGAGGCCATTTTCTTCTTATATTT
This Cannabis sativa cultivar Pink pepper isolate KNU-18-1 chromosome 6, ASM2916894v1, whole genome shotgun sequence DNA region includes the following protein-coding sequences:
- the LOC115725171 gene encoding glucan endo-1,3-beta-glucosidase 12, producing the protein MARKLTFYPFILLFSLAFLILAEGGSISINYGRIANDLPQPSKVVELLKSQGINRIKLYDTDSTVLTALANSGINVVVALPNELLSSAAADQSFTDKWVQANISQYHPATKIEAIAVGNEVFVDPNNTTKFLVPAMKNLQASLKKLNLDSSIKLSSPIALSALQSSYPSSSGSFKSELVQPVIKPMLDFLRQTGSYLMVNAYPFFAYAANADKISLDYALFRTNSGNVDSGNGLRYYSLFEAQLDAVFAAMSALGYDDVKVVVTETGWPSKGDENEVGASQSNAAAYNGNLVRRVLTGNGTPLRPKDPLNVYLFALFNENQKPGPTSERNYGLFYPNQQKVYDIPLTAAALNGKETAPVNGSKEQVPATGDVSTAASGATWCVANEKAGNEKLQAALDYACGEGGADCRPIQEGSTCYNPDSLVAHASYAFNSYYQKKARGTGTCDFGGSAYVVTQPPKFGRCEFPTGN